In Mercurialis annua linkage group LG5, ddMerAnnu1.2, whole genome shotgun sequence, a single genomic region encodes these proteins:
- the LOC126681163 gene encoding molybdate transporter 2, translated as MEPSSSTTTTPLLHENRWWHPNLRLKTTLCSELSGAVGDLGTFIPIVLTLTLVSHLDLSTTLIFTALYNISTGLLFGIPMPVQPMKSIAAVAVSELPHLTTAQIATAGATTAATLLILGATGLMSFFYKFIPLPVVRGVQLSQGLSFAFSAIKYIRNNQDFITSKATSPRSWLGLDGLILASSALLFLILTTGSGSDDHSSQTQPRSSSQRRINKRLRVLSAIPAALLVFLFGLVICFIRDPSVIHDLKFGPSKLQILKITWEDWKIGFLRGAIPQIPLSVLNSVIAVCKLSTDLFPEREISATKVSISVGLMNLVGCWFGAMPVCHGAGGLAGQYRFGARTGASVVFLGIGKLVIGLVFGNSFVRILNQFPIGILGVLLLFAGIELAMASKDMNTKEESFVMLICAAVSMTGSSAALGFGCGILLYLLLKLRSMEFDCFEVLKFGSKSKGDEQTNLLP; from the coding sequence ATGGAACCTTcctcctccaccaccaccaccccTCTCCTCCACGAAAACCGGTGGTGGCACCCTAACCTCCGCCTCAAAACCACCCTCTGCTCCGAACTGTCCGGAGCAGTGGGCGATTTAGGCACCTTCATCCCCATTGTTTTAACCCTCACTTTAGTCTCCCACTTAGACCTATCCACCACTCTCATCTTCACCGCCCTTTACAACATTTCCACCGGCCTCCTCTTCGGAATCCCCATGCCTGTCCAGCCCATGAAGTCCATCGCGGCTGTGGCAGTCTCCGAACTTCCTCATCTCACCACTGCCCAAATAGCCACGGCTGGCGCCACCACTGCTGCCACTCTTTTAATCCTCGGCGCGACTGGTCTCATGTCTTTCTTCTACAAATTCATACCGCTCCCCGTCGTTCGCGGCGTCCAGCTTTCTCAAGGCCTTTCTTTCGCGTTCTCCGCGATCAAATACATCCGGAATAATCAAGATTTCATCACTTCGAAAGCCACTTCACCTCGCTCTTGGCTGGGTCTGGACGGACTAATTCTAGCTAGTTCGGCTCTCTTGTTTCTCATACTCACCACTGGATCCGGGTCCGACGATCATAGCAGTCAAACGCAGCCGCGATCGTCTTCACAGAGACGAATCAACAAAAGATTGCGGGTTTTATCAGCTATACCCGCTGCTCTTTTAGTGTTCTTATTCGGGTTGGTCATATGTTTCATTCGCGATCCTTCTGTTATCCACGATCTCAAATTTGGTCCGTCAAAACtacaaattttaaagataaCATGGGAGGATTGGAAAATTGGGTTCTTGAGAGGAGCAATCCCACAAATTCCACTCTCTGTGTTGAATTCTGTTATAGCAGTGTGCAAATTATCAACTGATTTGTTCCCCGAAAGAGAAATATCAGCCACGAAAGTTTCGATTAGTGTTGGACTGATGAATTTGGTTGGATGTTGGTTCGGTGCTATGCCCGTTTGCCATGGCGCAGGCGGGCTAGCCGGACAATATAGATTCGGCGCAAGAACCGGAGCATCGGTTGTTTTTCTCGGAATAGGGAAATTGGTGATCGGATTGGTTTTCGGGAATTCATTTGTAAGGATTTTGAATCAATTTCCGATCGGGATTCTCGGggttttgttgttgtttgcGGGGATTGAATTGGCTATGGCATCTAAAGATATGAACACAAAAGAGGAGTCGTTTGTAATGTTGATATGTGCTGCAGTTTCTATGACTGGGTCTAGTGCTGCATTGGGTTTTGGGTGTGGGATTTTGCTTTATTTGTTGCTGAAATTGAGAAGTATGGAGTTTGATTGTTTTGAGGTTTTGAAATTTGGGTCTAAATCTAAGGGTGATGAACAAACTAATCTGCTCCCTTAA
- the LOC126680845 gene encoding plastidic ATP/ADP-transporter gives MEAVLQAKGLLSLPPNPITRASLCPSHGLKHRLFATKPNPLSGLSLSSNGLPKFQSFVSKPIGFPSKDRNFGVCKAEAAAAEGQPLFGEPEKAKLLGVEVETLKKIIPLGLMFFCILFNYTILRDTKDVLVVTAKGSSAEIIPFLKTWVNLPMAIGFMVLYSQLSNVLSKQALFYTVIFPFIAFFGAFGFLLYPLSNHIHPEAFADKLLSVLGPRFLGPIAILRIWTFCLFYVMAELWGSVVVSVLFWGFANQITTIDEAKKFYPLFGLGANIALIFSGRTVKYFSNLRQNLGPGVDGWAVSLKGMMSIVVLMGFAICFLYWWVNNSVALPTRSKKKKEKPKMGTMESLKFLVSSKYIRDLATLVVAYGISINLVEVTWKSKLKAQFPSPNAYSSFMGDFSTATGIATFIMMLLSQFIFDKYGWGAAAKITPTVLLLTGVGFFSLLLFGGPIAPILTQFGMTPLLAAVYVGALQNIFSKSAKYSLFDPCKEMAYIPLDEETKVKGKAAIDVVCNPLGKSGGALIQQFMILTFGSLANSTPYLGGTLLVIVLLWLGAARSLDTQFTALRREEELEKEMERAAVKIPVVSQESENGSFPGGSLNAARDETTSSSGKQ, from the exons ATGGAGGCTGTTTTACAAGCTAAAGGGCTTCTCTCTCTGCCACCAAACCCTATAACCAGAGCTTCTCTATGCCCCTCACATGGCTTAAAACACAGACTTTTTGCCACAAAACCGAACCCTTTATCTGGGTTATCTCTATCCTCAAATGGGCTCCCAAAATTTCAATCCTTTGTGTCAAAACCAATTGGGTTCCCTTCAAAAGATAGAAACTTTGGTGTTTGCAAAGCAGAAGCTGCTGCTGCTGAAGGGCAGCCTTTGTTTGGTGAACCTGAAAAGGCCAAACTTTTGGGTGTTGAAGTTGAAACTCTTAAGAAAATTATCCCACTTGGTTTGAtgtttttttgtattttgttcAATTATACTATTCTTAGGGATACTAAGGATGTGTTGGTTGTGACTGCTAAGGGGAGTAGTGCTGAGATTATACCATTTTTGAAGACTTGGGTGAATTTGCCTATGGCTATTGGGTTTATGGTGTTGTATTCTCAGTTGTCTAATGTTTTGTCTAAGCAGGCTCTTTTTTATACTGTGATTTTTCCTTTTATTGCTTTCTTTGGTGCTTTTGGGTTCCTTTTGTATCCTCTTAGTAATCATATTCACCCTGAAGCTTTTGCTGATAAGCTGCTTAGTGTACTTGGTCCAAGGTTTCTTGGTCCTATTGCTATTCTGAGGATTTGGaccttttgtttgttttatgttATGGCTGAATTGTGGGGGAGTGTTGTTGTTTCTGTGCTCTTCTGGGGGTTTGCTAATCAG ATTACTACCATAGATGAAGCAAAGAAATTCTATCCTTTGTTTGGACTTGGGGCAAATATTGCCTTAATTTTCTCCGGCCGAACAGTGAAGTATTTCTCCAATTTGAGACAAAATTTGGGTCCTGGAGTTGATGGTTGGGCTGTCTCTCTCAAAGGGATGATGAGCATTGTGGTATTGATGGGGTTTGCTATCTGTTTCCTATACTGGTGGGTGAATAACTCTGTTGCTCTTCCAACACGTAGCAAGAAGAAGAAG GAAAAGCCAAAGATGGGTACAATGGAGAGCTTGAAATTCCTCGTGTCTTCAAAATACATTAGAGATCTTGCCACTTTGGTGGTTGCATACGGTATTAGCATCAACCTGGTCGAGGTTACCTGGAAATCAAAGCTCAAAGCACAG ttCCCAAGCCCGAATGCATATTCTTCTTTTATGGGCGACTTTTCAACTGCCACTGGAATAGCAACATTCATTATGATGCTTCTTAGCCAGtttatttttgacaaatatGGATGGGGAGCTGCAGCCAAAATCACACCTACAGTCCTGCTTCTCACCGGAGTGGGTTTCTTCTCATTACTTTTATTCGGAGGTCCTATTGCACCGATCCTCACACAGTTTGGAATGACTCCTCTTCTTGCTGCCGTATACGTGGGTGCACTGCAAAACATTTTCAGCAAGAGTGCCAAGTACAGTTTGTTCGACCCTTGCAAAGAAATGGCCTATATTCCCTTGGATGAGGAGACCAAG GTTAAAGGGAAGGCGGCCATTGATGTCGTCTGCAATCCGTTGGGCAAGTCTGGAGGAGCTCTCATCCAACAATTTATGATCTTAACCTTCGGTTCACTTGCAAATTCGACTCCATATCTCGGGGGAACCCTCCTAGTGATTGTGCTTTTATGGTTAGGGGCAGCGAGGTCTTTGGATACTCAGTTTACTGCTCTGCGCCGAGAAGAAGAGCTTGAGAAGGAAATGGAAAGAGCAGCTGTTAAGATTCCGGTTGTATCTCAAGAAAGCGAGAATGGTTCATTTCCAGGTGGTTCGCTGAATGCGGCAAGAGATGAAACAACCAGTTCATCCGGAAAACAGTAA
- the LOC126681162 gene encoding uncharacterized protein LOC126681162, protein MDFEFNEENMAVDEGVGYPKAYAKLCRDRGAAGIYTHGPPFNFLPFAIQQDEVARAKQLEQMFPIIDPKAKPTAKPKIFVSLLWKQLNHLGNAGFDPAVIRVDPYGNVLYLHADKASPLAWDIDHWFPCQRGGLTVPCNLRILQWQVCKRKHNKLEFLIPWWDLQLGISVNQFISMFASSNSDFRHRAFSFLFLEAENEELNDSQTVDSHSFPQHFMESREKLGLAPAAIVVSRRELYDTLKSLDYNRQTRSQSPAIAARKVRGSRDSKENENPDFARNPHQAIVIARDSLKQREESQKMQSEIQKLDEEVNEMRRKNDDEKLVIQDLELALIKRRRRAEKCRRLAEAQSSYRTMLEKMIRDAMHQSVVYKEQVRLNQAASSALMARLEAQKAICDNAEKDLHKKFKQRDEIEKQIRPEWEHARKRSRMDDDDTLFEDKDRKSILYLPLTGGGSRPRETPLHKELRLFLEEEQKASEAALSAIEETEEELEQRAKCLIKDDDAADESYNKAIVALENEVQIEQKLQALEIGEGKRDRIQFPIIREREIIAEEDEESRKQRGKGNVERWLQMLLDTSSQDEMKPENYEKNTTDDIITKLNQKFPQQHVKKSSGFDNKEASMHVPVKKQAQTVQNVEPASSGFDNKEASMHVPVKKQAQTVQNVEPASDGRHSFEVKDRVEPGKERMLARCESARTLRRIPSSPLLMGMRKGVECMIKRPMVTGDDDDCYEDHLHHHAAGNSFIKSSIKTIKKAVKI, encoded by the exons ATGGATTTTGAATTCAACGAAGAAAATATGGCCGTTGATGAAGGAGTTGGGTACCCAAAAGCATATGCAAAACTATGTAGAGATCGTGGAGCTGCTGGCATTTATACCCATGGCCCTCCTTTTAATTTCCTTCCATTTGCAATTCAGCAAGATGAG GTTGCTAGAGCAAAGCAGCTAGAACAAATGTTCCCAATTATTGATCCAAAAGCAAAGCCAACAGCCAAGCCAAAGATCTTTGTCAGTCTCTTATGGAAGCAACTCAATCATCTAGG GAATGCGGGTTTCGATCCTGCCGTAATTCGAGTTGATCCGTATGGAAATGTACTATATTTGCATGCTGATAAGGCTTCTCCTCTTGCTTGGGATATTGATCATTGGTTTCCTTGTCAAA GGGGAGGATTAACAGTTCCATGTAATCTGAGGATACTTCAATGGCAAGTGTGTAAAAGAAAGCATAACAAGCTAGAATTTCTAATTCCATGGTGGGATCTTCAGTTGGGAATTTCTGTTAACCAGTTTATATCCATGTTTGCTTCTTCAAATTCAGACTTCAG GCATAGGGCATTTTCATTTTTGTTCTTAGAAGCTGAAAATGAAGAACTAAATGACTCACAGACTGTGGATTCACATTCTTTTCCACAACATTTTATGGAATCTAGAGAGAAACTCGGCCTTGCTCCGGCCGCCATTGTTGTATCTCGAAGAGAGCTGTACGATACTTTGAAATCGTTGGATTACAATAGGCAAACAAGGTCACAGTCTCCTGCAATTG CTGCAAGAAAAGTAAGGGGTAGCAGGGACTCAAAAGAAAATGAGAATCCAGATTTTGCTAGAAATCCACATCAAGCCATAGTCATTGCTAGAGATTCTTTGAAGCAAAGAGAGGAGTCTCAAAAAATGCAAAGTGAAATACAGAAATTGGATGAAGAAGTTAATGAAATGAGGAGAAAAAATGACGACGAAAAGCTTGTAATTCAGGACTTGGAGTTAGCACTGATTAAGCGTAGGAGAAGGGCCGAAAAGTGCAGGCGGTTAGCAGAGGCTCAATCTTCATACAGAACTATGCTAGAGAAGATGATTAGAGATGCAATGCATCA GAGTGTTGTTTATAAGGAACAAGTAAGACTGAACCAGGCTGCAAGTAGTGCACTTATGGCAAGGCTTGAAGCGCAGAAGGCGATTTGTGATAACGCGGAGAAAGATCTGCACAAAAAATTCAAGCAAAGAGATGAGATTGAGAAACAGATTAGGCCTGAATGGGAACATGCAAGAAAGAGATCAAGAATGGATGATGATGATACGTTATTTGAAGACAAAGACCGTAAATCTATTCTGTATTTGCCTCTAACAGGAGGAGGATCCAGGCCGAGAGAAACACCTCTGCACAAGGAGCTGAGATTATTTCTTGAAGAGGAGCAGAAAGCATCTGAAGCTGCATTATCTGCCATTGAAGAAACTGAAGAGGAACTCGAACAACGTGCAAAATGCTTGATCAAAGATGATGATGCTGCTGATGAGAGTTATAATAAAGCAATTGTTGCCTTGGAGAATGAAGTACAGATTGAGCAAAAGCTTCAAGCACTAGAAATCGGAGAAGGGAAGAGAGATCGAATTCAGTTTCCTATTATTAGAGAGCGAGAAATAATAGcggaagaagatgaagagagCAGGAAGCAACGCGGGAAAGGAAATGTAGAGAGGTGGCTGCAGATGCTGCTAGACACCTCCTCTCAAGATGAGATGAAACCTGAAAACTACGAAAAGAACACGACTgatgatataattacaaagCTGAATCAAAAATTCCCACAGCAGCACGTTAAGAAGAGTTCAGGATTCGACAACAAGGAGGCTTCGATGCATGTTCCTGTGAAAAAACAGGCACAAACAGTGCAAAATGTTGAACCAGCTAGTTCAGGATTCGACAACAAGGAGGCTTCGATGCATGTTCCTGTGAAAAAACAGGCACAAACAGTGCAAAATGTTGAACCAGCTAGTGATGGTAGACATAGTTTTGAAGTGAAAGATAGGGTAGAGCCTGGAAAAGAAAGGATGCTTGCAAGGTGTGAAAGTGCAAGAACCTTGCGGCGAATTCCATCTTCTCCGTTGCTAATGGGAATGAGGAAAGGGGTAGAATGCATGATAAAAAGGCCGATGGTTACTGGCGACGATGATGACTGCTACGAGGATCATCTTCATCATCATGCTGCAGGAAACAGCTTCATCAAGTCATCCATCAAGACTATTAAGAAAGCAGTGAAAATATGA
- the LOC126683376 gene encoding root phototropism protein 3-like, translated as MKKNSLQNPVTFSGKTSQFAAECWFDDACILNMDYFVKTLAGIKAKGVRPDLIGSIITHYASKWLPELSAGDGSSPSERELTNFQESPESVTASWMKKRFFVETLVGVLPPEKDSIPCNFLLRLLRSANMVGVEPSYRAELEKRISWQLDEASLKELMIPSFSHTCGTLLDVELVTRLVKRFVISLDESTHKSGGGGGGGGAALIKVAKLVDCYLAEAGVDANLSLSEFDELASALPSHARATDDGLYRAIDTYLKAHAGASKQERKILCRLIDSRKLSPEASLHAAQNERLPVRAVIQVLFSEQTKLSRHIDWSGSFNGTRSPHSSTFDPPGRSHSKREMYAQQKEISKLREDVVRLQGQCHALQTQIERMTAPAEKKKLGFFRWKKFGIMTTFKSNVSVVDQKIFEDGDRDGVGFGRQTPIDMKTRLMKRRTPIRRKSMS; from the exons atgaaaaaaaattcccTGCAAAATCCTGTCACTTTCTCAGGAAAAACATCACAATTCGCAGCCGAATGCTGGTTCGACGACGCATGCATACTCAACATGGATTATTTCGTTAAAACATTAGCCGGTATAAAGGCTAAAGGCGTACGTCCAGATCTTATCGGTTCAATCATAACACATTATGCATCAAAATGGCTACCGGAGCTATCTGCCGGCGATGGTAGTAGCCCTAGTGAAAGAGAACTAACGAACTTCCAAGAATCACCGGAAAGCGTAACGGCTTCATGGATGAAAAAGAGATTCTTCGTTGAAACCCTAGTGGGCGTTTTGCCACCGGAGAAAGATTCAATCCCGTGTAACTTCTTGTTACGCCTTCTCCGGTCGGCGAACATGGTCGGAGTTGAGCCTTCTTATAGAGCTGAGCTGGAGAAGAGAATTTCATGGCAACTCGACGAAGCGTCGCTAAAAGAGTTGATGATACCGTCTTTTAGTCATACTTGTGGAACGTTGTTGGACGTTGAGTTGGTGACTCGGTTGGTGAAAAGGTTTGTTATTAGTTTAGATGAGTCGACTCATAAAAGTGGCGGAGGTGGCGGTGGCGGTGGTGCAGCTTTGATTAAAGTAGCTAAGCTTGTTGACTGTTACTTAGCTGAAGCTGGCGTTGATGCTAACTTGAGTTTGTCGGAGTTTGATGAACTTGCTTCTGCTTTGCCTAGCCATGCTCGTGCTACTGATGATGGTTTATACCGTGCCATTGATACTTATCTCAAA GCACACGCTGGAGCATCAAAGCAAGAGAGGAAAATACTATGCAGATTAATAGACAGCCGAAAGCTCTCGCCTGAAGCATCACTCCACGCTGCTCAAAACGAAAGATTACCCGTTCGAGCCGTAATCCAAGTCCTCTTCTCCGAACAAACCAAGCTCAGTCGACACATCGACTGGAGCGGCTCCTTCAACGGAACCCGAAGCCCACACTCATCCACCTTCGATCCTCCAGGTCGGTCCCATTCGAAACGAGAAATGTACGCTCAACAGAAAGAAATAAGCAAGTTACGAGAAGATGTTGTTAGGCTACAAGGCCAATGTCATGCATTGCAGACACAGATCGAAAGGATGACCGCCCCGGCGGAGAAgaagaaattagggtttttcAGGTGGAAGAAGTTTGGTATTATGACTACATTTAAAAGTAATGTTAGTGTTGTTGATCAGAAGATTTTTGAAGATGGTGATCGTGATGGAGTTGGGTTTGGAAGACAGACTCCGATTGATATGAAGACTCGGTTGATGAAACGTAGGACTCCTATCCGTAGAAAATCCATGTCTTGA
- the LOC126682945 gene encoding pentatricopeptide repeat-containing protein At1g15510, chloroplastic: MAFSAKTLHLPLPLHSQNPNFPNTQHPIFKKTLTFSFKSIKPNKLKSTKTSLTTTQNNPTNSQLLHLCLNGNLKQAIKHLNSMQELKILVEDETYIALIRLCENKRGYNEGDYVCKSVLNSLVTPLNVRVGNALLSMYVRFGELGDAWNVFGRMGERDLFSWNVLVGGYAKGGFFDEALCLYHRMLWVGIRPDIYTFPCILRSCGGASDLVRGKEIHCHVVRFGFELDVSVVNALITMYVKCGCVDSARVVFDKMRQRDRISWNAMISGYFENGDCMEGLYLFLVMLELSVDPDLMTMTSVISACELLGDDRLGRQIHGYVMKTGYTNDVSVNSLLIQMYSSLGYWEEAERLFSGMEYRNVVSWTAMISSYEDNSMPEKALDTYKNMELAGIMPDEITIACVLSACASLGQLDLGVKLHKLADRMGLMSYVIVANSLIDMYSKCKCIDKALEVFHHIPDKNVISWTSIILGLRINNRSFEALSFFSKMNVNVKPNSVTLISVLSACARIGALMCGKETHAYALKTGIVSEGFLPNAILDMYVRCGRMGLALNQFNLYKKDVAAWNILLRGYADRGRGARTIELFNKMIASKVNPDDVTYIALLCSCSSSGMVKEGFEHFSRMKLNHVDPNLKHYACMVDLLGRAGKLKEAHEFIEKMPIKPDPAIWGALLNACRIHRQVQLGELAARKIFEEDTKSIGYYILLCNLYAESGKWDELANLRSIMKLEGLIVDSGCSWVEVKGKVHAFLSGDNFHPQIKEINTVLEGFYAKMKAAGHISMNEVETSKADIFCGHSERHAIAFGLINTAPGSPILVTKNLYMCKTCHRIIKFISNIVRREISVRDAEQFHHFKDGTCSCGGEGYWKKVDEEES; encoded by the coding sequence ATGGCTTTCTCTGCTAAAACCCTTCACCTCCCTCTCCCTCTACATtcccaaaaccctaatttcccAAATACCCAACACCCCATTTTCAAAAAGACCCTAACTTTCTCATTCAAATCCATCAAACCCAACAAACTAAAATCAACCAAAACCTCACTCACCACCACTCAAAACAACCCAACAAACTCACAGTTACTTCACTTATGCCTCAATGGGAACTTAAAACAAGCCATAAAACACCTTAATTCAATGCAAGAATTGAAAATTCTAGTGGAAGATGAAACCTATATAGCTCTAATAAGATTATGTGAGAATAAAAGAGGGTATAATGAGGGTGATTATGTGTGTAAATCTGTTTTGAATTCATTGGTTACCCCATTAAATGTTAGGGTTGGCAATGCTTTGTTGAGTATGTATGTGAGGTTTGGCGAGTTGGGTGATGCTTGGAATGTGTTTGGGAGAATGGGTGAGAGAGATTTGTTTTCTTGGAATGTTTTAGTTGGTGGGTATGCTAAAGGGGGGTTCTTTGATGAGGCTTTGTGTTTGTATCATAGGATGTTGTGGGTTGGTATTAGGCCTGATATTTATACTTTTCCTTGTATTTTGAGGAGTTGTGGTGGTGCTAGTGATTTGGTTAGGGGCAAGGAGATTCATTGTCATGTTGTTAGATTTGGGTTTGAGTTGGATGTTAGTGTTGTTAATGCTTTGATCACCATGTATGTGAAATGTGGTTGTGTTGATTCGGCACGTgtggtgtttgataaaatgcgCCAGAGAGATAGGATTTCTTGGAATGCGATGATTTCCGGGTATTTTGAGAATGGTGATTGTATGGAAGGTCTGTATTTGTTTTTAGTGATGCTTGAGCTTTCGGTTGATCCTGATTTGATGACCATGACTAGTGTGATCTCTGCGTGTGAGCTTCTTGGTGATGATAGATTAGGGAGACAGATTCATGGGTATGTAATGAAGACAGGGTATACTAATGATGTTTCAGTGAATTCTTTGTTGATTCAGATGTACTCAAGTCTTGGCTATTGGGAGGAAGCAGAAAGACTGTTTTCGGGAATGGAATATAGAAATGTTGTGTCATGGACGGCAATGATTTCGAGTTATGAGGACAATTCAATGCCTGAAAAGGCCTTGGATACTTACAAAAACATGGAGCTAGCAGGTATAATGCCTGATGAGATTACAATAGCCTGCGTTCTGTCTGCATGTGCTTCGTTAGGACAATTAGATTTGGGTGTGAAGCTTCATAAACTTGCTGACAGGATGGGACTAATGTCATATGTTATTGTCGCAAACTCGCTCATTGATATGTATTCAAAATGCAAATGCATTGATAAGGCTTTGGAAGTCTTTCATCACATCCCTGACAAAAATGTGATATCCTGGACTTCAATCATTCTAGGCCTCCGTATAAACAATCGGAGTTTCGAGGCATTATCATTCTTTTCGAAGATGAATGTCAATGTAAAACCAAATTCTGTTACTTTGATTTCCGTCCTCTCTGCATGTGCTAGAATAGGAGCCTTGATGTGTGGGAAAGAGACTCATGCCTATGCATTAAAAACTGGTATAGTATCTGAAGGATTTCTACCAAATGCAATTTTAGACATGTATGTGAGGTGTGGGAGGATGGGACTGGCATTGAACCAATTTAACTTGTACAAAAAGGATGTTGCTGCTTGGAATATTTTGCTGAGAGGGTATGCTGATCGAGGGCGAGGAGCACGGACAATtgagttatttaataaaatgatcGCGTCTAAAGTTAATCCTGATGATGTGACATATATAGCGTTACTATGTTCTTGTAGTAGTTCTGGAATGGTAAAAGAAGGTTTCGAGCATTTTAGTCGCATGAAACTGAATCATGTCGATCCAAATTTGAAACATTATGCCTGTATGGTTGATCTACTAGGTCGTGCAGGAAAACTGAAGGAAGCTCATGAATTTATAGAGAAAATGCCTATAAAACCAGATCCAGCCATATGGGGAGCCTTATTGAATGCATGCAGGATACATCGGCAGGTGCAACTTGGGGAACTTGCAGCTCGGAAAATTTTCGAGGAGGATACAAAAAGTATCGGATATTACATTCTCTTATGTAATCTCTATGCTGAGAGTGGTAAATGGGATGAACTTGCAAATTTAAGAAGTATAATGAAGCTGGAAGGGCTGATTGTTGATTCTGGCTGTAGTTGGGTGGAAGTGAAGGGCAAAGTTCATGCTTTCCTTAGCGGCGATAATTTTCATCCTCAGATAAAGGAAATAAACACGGTTTTGGAGGGATTTTATGCCAAAATGAAGGCAGCTGGACACATTTCTATGAATGAAGTCGAAACTTCAAAAGCCGACATCTTTTGTGGGCACAGTGAGAGACATGCAATCGCTTTTGGACTAATTAATACTGCTCCGGGGTCACCTATTTTGGTTACGAAAAACCTTTACATGTGCAAAACTTGCCACAGAATCATCAAATTCATTTCAAACATTGTTCGCAGAGAGATATCTGTAAGGGATGCAGAGCAGTTTCACCATTTCAAAGACGGTACATGTTCTTGTGGGGGTGAAGGTTACTGGAAAAAGGTTGACGAGGAAGAATCTTAG
- the LOC126683018 gene encoding UMP-CMP kinase 3-like, with protein METSVDYATREENGIAAYKKYTVVFILGGPGSGKGTQCAKIVEHFGYTHLSAGDLLRAEAKSGSENGTMIQNRMKEGKLLPTGVTSKLLEKAMLESGNDKFLIDGFPRNEANRVAFESDTKIEPEVVLFFDCSQEEMESRLLSRNQGREDDNIETIRKRFKVFLEFSIPVVKYYESKGKVRKIDASQPIEEVFKDVKAIFAPKHDKASV; from the exons ATGGAAACTTCTGTTGATTATGCAACAAGG GAAGAAAATGGAATTGCAGCATATAAGAAATATACAGTTGTATTTATTTTGG GTGGTCCAGGAAGTGGAAAGGGCACCCAATGTGCAAAAATTGTCGAGCATTTTGGCTATACTCATCTCAGTGCTGGGGATCTTCTCCGAGCAGAAGCCAAATCCGGCTCTGAAAATGG AACCATGATTCAGAACAGGATGAAGGAAGGTAAGCTTTTACCCACCGGGGTAACAAGCAAGCTTCTTGAGAAAGCAATGCTAGAAAGTGGCAATGACAAATTTCTAATTGATGGTTTTCCTCGTAATGAAGCAAATCGTGTGGCATTTGAATCTGAT ACCAAAATTGAGCCAgaagttgttttgttttttgattgttCTCAAGAAGAGATGGAGAGTCGCCTTTTAAGTAGGAACCAG GGAAGAGAAGATGACAACATTGAGACAATTAGGAAGCGGTTTAAAGTTTTTCTAGAGTTTAGTATCCCTGTGGTGAAGTACTATGAATCCAAGGGAAAAGTTCGGAAG ATTGATGCTTCACAACCAATTGAGGAGGTATTTAAGGATGTTAAAGCCATTTTTGCCCCAAAGCATGACAAG GCTTCTGTATAG